The Paracoccus liaowanqingii genome window below encodes:
- a CDS encoding GH1 family beta-glucosidase, with the protein MLPPRTDFPEGFTFGAATSAYQIEGTRGAGLSHWDSFAATPGNIIDASDGSRACDHLTRWPEDLDLVRDAGFDAYRFSTSWARVMPDGVTVNPEGLDFYDKLVDGMLERGLKPFLTYHHWDLPADLAALGGWQNRDIAQRFADLCRAVNARIGDRMTSAATLNEPWCIAWLSHFLGAHAPGLRDIHAASRAMHHVLLAHGTAMQALRADGADNLGIVLNFETSHPADDSPEAARAAETQDAIYNQWFIRALMGQGYPDAALEGIGPHLPQGWQDDMALIAQPLDWLGVNYYTRRLYTGNAGLWPHASEAPGPLPKTQMDWEIRPEGLTEFLTRLARDHTGALPLYVTENGMALEAGGGTGAGITEDARRIQFAGDHLRATKAAMDQGVDVRGFFYWSLLDNYEWGWGYGPRFGLVHVDYETMTRTPKSSWHAFRSMLKGEALRP; encoded by the coding sequence ATGCTGCCCCCCCGCACCGACTTCCCCGAGGGCTTCACCTTCGGCGCCGCCACCTCGGCCTATCAGATCGAGGGCACGCGCGGCGCGGGCCTGTCGCATTGGGACAGCTTCGCCGCCACGCCCGGCAACATCATCGACGCCAGCGACGGCAGCCGCGCCTGCGACCACCTGACCCGCTGGCCCGAGGATCTGGACCTGGTGCGCGACGCGGGCTTCGACGCCTACCGCTTCTCGACCTCCTGGGCGCGGGTGATGCCGGACGGCGTGACCGTGAACCCCGAGGGCCTGGATTTCTACGACAAGCTGGTCGACGGCATGCTGGAGCGGGGGCTGAAGCCCTTCCTGACCTATCACCACTGGGACCTGCCCGCCGATCTGGCAGCCCTAGGGGGCTGGCAGAACCGCGACATCGCCCAGCGCTTCGCTGATCTGTGCCGCGCCGTGAATGCCCGGATCGGCGACCGCATGACCAGCGCCGCCACCCTGAACGAGCCGTGGTGCATCGCCTGGCTGTCGCATTTCCTGGGCGCCCATGCGCCCGGCCTGCGCGACATCCACGCCGCCTCCCGCGCCATGCACCATGTGCTGCTGGCCCATGGCACGGCCATGCAGGCCCTGCGCGCGGACGGGGCGGACAACCTGGGCATCGTGCTGAACTTCGAGACGTCGCATCCCGCCGACGACAGCCCCGAGGCCGCGCGCGCCGCCGAAACCCAGGATGCGATCTATAACCAGTGGTTCATCCGCGCGCTGATGGGTCAGGGCTATCCCGACGCCGCCCTTGAGGGCATCGGCCCGCATCTGCCCCAGGGCTGGCAGGACGACATGGCCCTGATCGCGCAGCCCCTCGACTGGCTGGGCGTCAACTACTACACGCGCCGCCTCTATACCGGCAATGCCGGGCTCTGGCCGCATGCCTCCGAGGCGCCGGGCCCCCTGCCCAAGACCCAGATGGACTGGGAGATCCGCCCCGAGGGCCTGACCGAGTTCCTGACCCGCCTTGCCCGCGACCATACCGGTGCCCTGCCCCTCTATGTCACGGAAAACGGCATGGCGCTGGAGGCCGGGGGCGGCACGGGCGCCGGCATCACCGAGGATGCCCGCCGCATCCAGTTCGCGGGCGACCATCTGCGCGCCACCAAGGCGGCGATGGATCAGGGCGTGGACGTGCGCGGCTTCTTCTACTGGTCGCTATTGGACAATTACGAATGGGGCTGGGGCTATGGCCCGCGCTTCGGGCTGGTCCATGTCGATTACGAGACGATGACCCGCACGCCGAAATCCAGCTGGCACGCCTTCCGGTCGATGCTGAAGGGCGAGGCGCTAAGGCCCTAG
- a CDS encoding GMC family oxidoreductase translates to MQDFGDYDHIIVGAGSGGCVLANRLSADPRARVLLLEAGGHDNRLWVHIPVGYLHAMGDPSLDWCYVTEPEPGLAGRRLNYPRGRVLGGCSSINGMIYMRGQAADYDGWRQMGNPGWAWSDVLPHFRATERHYDPACDLHGDQGELRVERQRLRWPILDAVAEAAQELGLPARPDFNTGDNEGVGYFPVTQRKGIRWNARKAFLDPARGRPNLRIETDAQVLRLQMDGRRVTGVVFEQHGQRRLARARGEVILAAGAIGSPALLELSGIGQPERLAALGIAPVHALPGVGENLQDHLQLRMVFRIAGARTLNDRARTIWGKAGIALEYALRRTGPMAMAPSQLGIFTRSSDRYDTANIEYHVQPLSLGKFGDPLDDFPALTVSVCNLRPESTGSSHITAPDPRSPPAIAPRYLSTEGDRQVAIDSLRHARRLMQTARMAEFSPEEHRPGAHLTSDAQLHEAAAQIGTTIFHPVGTTRMGTDPMAVVDPQLRVHGLEGLRIADAGIMPAIVSGNTHAPVTMIASRASEMIAQDARERA, encoded by the coding sequence ATGCAGGATTTCGGCGATTACGACCATATCATCGTGGGCGCGGGCTCGGGCGGCTGCGTGCTGGCCAACAGGCTCTCGGCCGATCCCCGCGCCCGGGTCCTGCTGCTGGAGGCCGGGGGCCATGACAACCGGCTCTGGGTGCACATCCCGGTGGGCTATCTGCACGCGATGGGCGATCCCTCGCTCGACTGGTGCTACGTGACCGAGCCCGAACCGGGGCTGGCGGGGCGGCGTCTCAACTATCCGCGCGGGCGGGTGCTGGGCGGCTGCTCGTCGATCAACGGCATGATCTACATGCGCGGGCAGGCGGCCGATTACGATGGCTGGCGGCAGATGGGCAATCCGGGCTGGGCCTGGTCGGACGTGCTGCCGCATTTCCGCGCGACCGAGCGGCATTACGACCCCGCCTGCGACCTGCATGGCGATCAGGGCGAATTGCGGGTCGAGCGCCAGCGGTTGCGCTGGCCCATCCTCGACGCCGTGGCCGAGGCCGCGCAGGAGCTGGGCCTGCCCGCCCGGCCCGATTTCAACACCGGCGACAACGAGGGCGTGGGCTATTTCCCCGTCACGCAGCGCAAGGGCATCCGCTGGAACGCGAGGAAGGCCTTTCTCGACCCTGCCCGCGGCCGCCCCAACCTGCGGATCGAGACCGACGCCCAGGTCCTGCGCCTGCAGATGGACGGGCGGCGCGTCACCGGCGTGGTCTTCGAGCAGCACGGCCAGCGCCGCCTGGCCCGCGCGCGGGGCGAGGTGATCCTGGCGGCCGGCGCCATCGGCTCTCCGGCGCTGCTGGAGCTGTCGGGCATCGGCCAGCCCGAGCGGCTGGCCGCCTTGGGCATCGCGCCGGTCCATGCGTTGCCCGGCGTGGGCGAGAACCTGCAGGATCACCTGCAGCTGCGCATGGTGTTCCGCATCGCGGGCGCGCGGACGCTGAATGACCGGGCGCGCACGATCTGGGGCAAGGCCGGGATCGCGCTGGAATATGCGCTTCGCCGCACCGGGCCGATGGCGATGGCGCCCAGCCAGCTGGGGATCTTTACCCGCTCGTCGGACCGCTACGACACGGCGAACATCGAATATCACGTGCAGCCGCTGTCGCTGGGCAAGTTCGGCGATCCGCTGGACGATTTCCCGGCGCTGACGGTGTCGGTCTGCAACCTGCGCCCCGAAAGCACCGGGTCCAGCCACATCACCGCCCCGGATCCACGCAGCCCGCCCGCCATCGCGCCGCGCTATCTGAGCACCGAGGGCGACCGGCAGGTGGCCATCGACAGCCTGCGCCATGCCCGCCGCCTGATGCAGACCGCCCGCATGGCCGAGTTTTCCCCCGAGGAGCATCGCCCCGGGGCGCATCTGACCTCGGATGCCCAGCTGCACGAGGCCGCGGCCCAGATCGGCACGACGATTTTCCATCCCGTGGGCACGACCCGGATGGGCACGGACCCCATGGCCGTGGTGGACCCGCAACTGCGCGTCCACGGGCTGGAAGGCCTGCGCATCGCGGATGCGGGGATCATGCCCGCCATCGTGTCGGGCAACACCCATGCGCCGGTGACCATGATCGCCAGCCGGGCCAGCGAGATGATCGCGCAGGACGCGCGCGAAAGGGCCTAG
- a CDS encoding vWA domain-containing protein — protein MFLPFLDNLRRQGVPVSLREWLDLMEGMGAGLDDRTVAGFYGLSRLVLVKDERHLDRFDRAFAQTFSGLEEVPVGALLDSRDLPREWLEKLAEGLLTEAERAQVAGSGSFEALMDKLRQRLAEQQGRHQGGNTWIGTAGTSPFGAYGYNPEGVRIGQEDSRHRRAVKVWDRREFRDFDDRAELGTRNIKVALKRLRQWARHGAADELDLPGTIRATADHGYIDVRTRPERRNAVKVMLFLDVGGSMDDHVRVVDELFSAARAEFKHMHHFYFHNCLYEGVWTENRRRWEAQTPTWDVLHRFGRDYKCIVVGDASMSPYEIAVPGGANEHWNAESGEVWLRRLTGGFPDHVWLNPVPEAQWAHTQSIGMVGEVFENRMLPLTLDGLTRAMRLLG, from the coding sequence ATGTTCCTGCCCTTCCTCGACAACCTGCGACGGCAGGGGGTTCCGGTCTCGCTGCGCGAATGGCTGGACCTGATGGAGGGGATGGGCGCGGGACTGGACGACCGCACGGTGGCCGGCTTCTACGGGCTGTCGCGGCTGGTGCTGGTCAAGGACGAGCGCCACCTGGACCGCTTCGACCGCGCCTTCGCCCAGACCTTTTCCGGGCTGGAGGAGGTTCCCGTCGGGGCGCTGCTGGATTCCCGCGACCTGCCCCGCGAATGGCTGGAGAAGCTGGCCGAGGGGCTCTTGACCGAGGCCGAGCGGGCCCAGGTCGCGGGATCGGGCAGCTTCGAGGCGCTGATGGACAAGCTGCGCCAACGCCTGGCCGAGCAGCAGGGCCGCCACCAGGGCGGCAACACATGGATCGGCACGGCGGGCACCTCGCCCTTCGGGGCCTACGGCTACAACCCGGAAGGCGTGCGGATCGGGCAGGAGGACAGCCGCCACCGCCGCGCCGTCAAGGTCTGGGACAGGCGCGAGTTCCGCGATTTCGACGACCGGGCCGAGCTGGGCACCCGCAACATCAAGGTCGCGCTGAAGCGGTTGCGCCAATGGGCGCGCCACGGGGCGGCGGACGAGCTGGACCTGCCCGGCACCATCCGCGCCACCGCCGATCACGGCTATATCGACGTGCGGACCCGCCCCGAGCGCAGGAATGCCGTCAAGGTCATGCTGTTTCTGGATGTGGGCGGCAGCATGGACGACCATGTCCGCGTGGTGGACGAGCTGTTCAGCGCCGCGCGGGCCGAATTCAAGCACATGCATCACTTCTACTTCCACAACTGCCTCTACGAAGGGGTCTGGACCGAGAACCGCCGCCGGTGGGAGGCGCAGACGCCGACCTGGGACGTGCTGCACCGCTTTGGCCGCGACTACAAATGCATCGTGGTGGGCGATGCCTCGATGTCGCCCTACGAGATCGCCGTGCCGGGCGGCGCCAACGAGCATTGGAACGCCGAATCCGGCGAGGTCTGGCTGCGGCGCCTGACCGGGGGCTTTCCCGACCATGTCTGGCTGAACCCCGTCCCCGAGGCGCAGTGGGCCCATACCCAGTCCATCGGCATGGTGGGCGAGGTCTTCGAAAACCGCATGCTGCCCCTGACGCTGGACGGGCTGACCCGCGCCATGCGGCTTCTGGGGTGA
- a CDS encoding M48 family metallopeptidase — MMKFLPLILLGLYLVAMWFFSAWRLKKDLNEKATPLRHPRLTPMLKRLGDAMDLPPIQAHVYEVEPVNGLAAPDGRIFLTRGFIRKLDACEVTAEEMASVIAHELGHVSLGHSRRRMIDFAGQNAIRLALAGVLGRFLPGIGTWIANAVATAVAARLSRQDEFEADRFASALMIKAGLGTDPQKSLFRKLDKLTGSAGGGAPAWFLSHPPTARRIAAIEAHEARWTRD; from the coding sequence ATGATGAAGTTTCTGCCGCTGATCCTGCTGGGCCTCTATCTGGTCGCGATGTGGTTCTTTTCCGCATGGCGCCTGAAGAAGGACCTGAACGAGAAGGCCACGCCGCTGCGCCATCCGCGCCTGACGCCGATGCTCAAGCGCCTTGGCGACGCGATGGACCTGCCGCCCATCCAGGCCCATGTCTACGAGGTCGAGCCGGTGAACGGCCTGGCCGCCCCCGACGGGCGGATCTTCCTGACGCGCGGCTTCATCCGCAAGCTGGACGCCTGCGAGGTCACCGCCGAGGAGATGGCCAGCGTCATCGCGCATGAGCTGGGCCATGTCTCGCTTGGCCATTCGCGGCGCCGGATGATCGACTTCGCCGGCCAGAACGCCATCCGCCTGGCGCTGGCGGGGGTGCTGGGCCGCTTCCTGCCCGGCATCGGCACCTGGATCGCCAATGCGGTCGCCACCGCCGTCGCCGCCCGCCTGTCGCGCCAGGACGAGTTCGAGGCCGACCGCTTCGCCAGCGCGCTGATGATCAAGGCCGGTTTGGGCACCGATCCGCAGAAATCGCTGTTCCGCAAGCTGGACAAGCTGACCGGCAGCGCGGGTGGCGGCGCCCCGGCCTGGTTCCTGTCGCACCCGCCCACCGCGCGCCGGATCGCCGCGATCGAGGCACATGAGGCGCGCTGGACCAGGGACTGA
- a CDS encoding alpha/beta hydrolase family protein: protein MTPPFRRHVLYLPGFDPIPPRRYRELYRREGADQAAISGHRLRITKAQAPGFAWTVHGQVEGRDTRTVIEVALWSDIVQASMRQGIAGTFAQLARTSWTYIATGTLTRLMRLRRGPVIAALYPIVVLLVQLLLALLAGGLVAWGVVALGGGWLALPAGLAALWGVLVLGQRLDHRLFAYYLMHDYAFTARHRGGYPPALEDRLTQFRARLRDILDDGPDEVLVVGHSSGAYLAVSLLADLLREDPPRPGGPTLSLLTLGHVVPMAAFLPDAGRLRQDLAWLGRADGIFWLDVTAPGDACCFALCDPVAVCGGGGEGQKWPLVISAAYTQTLSPERQKAIKNRWFRLHFQYLCAFDRPGDYDYFAITAGPQTLAQRFAGRKPSPARITRAVGARP from the coding sequence ATGACCCCTCCGTTCCGACGCCATGTCCTGTATTTGCCGGGATTCGACCCGATCCCGCCCCGGCGGTATCGCGAGCTGTACCGCCGCGAGGGGGCCGACCAGGCCGCCATCTCGGGCCACCGGCTGCGCATCACCAAGGCGCAGGCCCCGGGCTTTGCCTGGACCGTGCATGGCCAGGTCGAGGGGCGCGACACCCGCACCGTGATCGAGGTCGCCTTGTGGTCCGACATCGTGCAGGCTTCGATGCGGCAGGGAATCGCGGGAACCTTCGCGCAGCTGGCGCGCACCTCCTGGACCTATATCGCGACCGGCACGCTGACGCGGCTGATGCGGCTGCGGCGCGGGCCGGTGATCGCGGCGCTCTATCCGATCGTTGTGCTTCTGGTGCAGCTGCTGCTGGCGCTGCTGGCGGGCGGGCTGGTGGCTTGGGGCGTCGTGGCCCTGGGGGGCGGGTGGCTGGCGCTGCCGGCGGGGCTGGCGGCCCTCTGGGGGGTGCTGGTGCTGGGCCAGCGGCTGGATCACCGGCTGTTCGCCTATTACCTGATGCACGACTATGCCTTCACCGCCCGCCATCGCGGCGGCTATCCCCCCGCGCTGGAAGATCGGCTGACCCAGTTCCGCGCGCGCCTGCGCGACATCCTGGACGACGGCCCCGACGAGGTGCTGGTCGTGGGCCATTCCTCGGGCGCCTATCTGGCCGTCTCGCTGCTGGCCGATCTGCTGCGCGAGGACCCGCCGCGTCCCGGCGGCCCCACGCTGTCGCTGCTGACCCTGGGCCATGTCGTCCCCATGGCGGCCTTCCTGCCCGATGCCGGGCGGCTGCGTCAGGATCTGGCCTGGCTGGGCCGGGCCGACGGGATCTTCTGGCTCGACGTGACCGCGCCGGGCGATGCCTGCTGCTTTGCGCTCTGCGATCCGGTGGCGGTCTGCGGCGGCGGGGGCGAGGGGCAGAAATGGCCGCTGGTGATCTCGGCCGCCTACACCCAGACCCTGTCGCCCGAGCGGCAGAAGGCGATCAAGAACCGCTGGTTCCGACTGCATTTCCAGTATCTCTGCGCCTTCGACCGGCCCGGCGATTACGACTATTTCGCCATCACCGCCGGTCCGCAGACGCTGGCGCAGCGCTTTGCGGGGCGCAAGCCCTCGCCCGCGCGCATCACCCGGGCGGTGGGCGCCCGCCCGTGA
- a CDS encoding cytochrome P450 has translation MSTPRPEGTEGRGTLRGLIRGFRRDLLSALPERLYGAWMAEFRTPLIHSFFCNDPALLRIILQDRAADFPKSNRMREGLAPLLGNGVFISNGAEWAHQRRIIDPAFEGGRVRASYPAILDAARAAATRLSPGVHDIEPHSAHAAADVIFRTLFSLPIEHRIASDVFEAFREHQEAQPLVNLAALLPLPRWMPRPHSRRTRTTAARIRGLIETLVSDRAAAIATGTAPDDLATKIMTTPDPQTGRCFTDAEMIDQVAVLFLAGHETSASVLGWALWLLAANPDWQDRVAAEAQMLTDDFACLSGLKATRAVFREALRLYPAVAMFVREATGPETFRDRHVPRGAQLVVSPWHLHRHRRLWDRPDDFDPARWDTPEGKASARGAYLPFSAGPRACPGAGLAMAEGVVMLSAILGRWRLEVTDRTPTPVARLTIRAADGIWVRLTPR, from the coding sequence GTGAGCACGCCGCGACCGGAGGGCACCGAAGGGCGCGGCACGCTGCGCGGCCTCATCCGGGGATTCCGCCGCGACCTGCTCTCGGCCCTGCCGGAACGCCTCTACGGCGCGTGGATGGCCGAGTTCCGCACGCCGCTGATCCACAGCTTCTTCTGCAACGACCCGGCGCTGCTGCGCATCATCCTGCAGGACCGCGCCGCCGATTTCCCGAAATCCAACCGCATGCGCGAGGGGCTGGCGCCGCTTCTGGGCAACGGCGTCTTCATCTCGAACGGGGCCGAATGGGCGCATCAGCGCCGCATCATCGACCCGGCCTTTGAAGGCGGGCGGGTGCGGGCCAGCTATCCCGCGATCCTGGACGCCGCCCGCGCTGCCGCCACGCGCCTTTCGCCGGGCGTCCATGACATCGAGCCGCATTCGGCCCATGCCGCCGCCGACGTGATCTTTCGCACGCTCTTCTCGCTGCCCATCGAGCATCGTATCGCCTCGGACGTGTTCGAGGCCTTCCGCGAGCATCAGGAGGCGCAGCCGCTGGTCAATCTGGCCGCCTTGCTGCCCCTGCCCCGCTGGATGCCGCGCCCCCATTCGCGCCGCACCCGGACCACCGCCGCCCGCATCCGGGGCCTGATCGAAACGCTGGTCAGCGACCGCGCGGCGGCCATCGCCACCGGCACCGCGCCCGACGATCTGGCGACCAAGATCATGACCACCCCCGATCCGCAGACCGGCCGGTGCTTCACGGATGCCGAGATGATCGACCAGGTCGCGGTGCTGTTCCTGGCGGGGCACGAGACCAGCGCCTCGGTCCTGGGCTGGGCCCTGTGGCTGCTGGCCGCGAACCCCGACTGGCAGGACCGCGTGGCTGCCGAGGCCCAGATGCTGACCGACGATTTCGCCTGCCTCAGTGGCCTGAAGGCCACCCGCGCGGTCTTCCGCGAGGCGTTGAGGCTCTATCCGGCGGTGGCGATGTTCGTGCGCGAGGCCACAGGGCCCGAGACCTTCCGCGACCGCCATGTGCCGCGCGGCGCGCAGCTGGTCGTCTCGCCCTGGCACCTGCACCGGCACCGCAGGCTGTGGGACCGGCCCGACGACTTCGACCCCGCCCGGTGGGACACGCCCGAGGGCAAGGCCAGCGCGCGCGGCGCCTACCTGCCCTTTTCCGCAGGCCCCCGCGCCTGCCCCGGTGCGGGGCTGGCCATGGCCGAGGGCGTGGTGATGCTGTCGGCCATCCTGGGGCGCTGGCGGCTGGAGGTCACCGACCGCACCCCCACCCCCGTGGCCCGCCTGACCATCCGCGCGGCGGACGGCATCTGGGTCCGGCTGACCCCGCGCTGA
- a CDS encoding ABC transporter ATP-binding protein, with protein sequence MIQCHGVHKYYGDYHALRGIDLTIRAGEFFSLLGPSGCGKTTLLRTIAGFEDISDGAILIDQKRMDEVPANKRPTNMVFQSYAIFPHLTVAENVAFGLRRDPRDKAEKAAAVDEALAMVGLAGYGARSAHALSGGQRQRVALARALILKPKVLLLDEPLSALDRKMREQMQVELIKLQRQVGITFVLVTHDQEEALVMSDRIAVMFEGEIAQLDGPEALYARPATRRVADFIGVMNFLPAQVISEAGGIVTAEVAGLGRVELPATQISRANPEDEGPMVGFRPETMTLLGPGASHSQPRETNATIDEVVYYGDMTYYDLRLDGAARLDGKARTVRISMRNVFGRDVQEVGTRTRLAWSPGSLVLFR encoded by the coding sequence ATGATCCAGTGCCACGGGGTCCACAAGTACTACGGCGATTACCACGCGCTGCGCGGCATCGACCTGACCATCCGGGCGGGCGAGTTCTTCTCGTTGCTGGGGCCGTCGGGCTGCGGCAAGACCACGCTGCTGCGCACCATCGCGGGGTTCGAGGACATCAGCGACGGGGCCATCCTGATCGACCAGAAGCGCATGGACGAGGTGCCCGCCAACAAGCGGCCCACGAACATGGTGTTCCAGTCCTATGCGATCTTCCCGCATCTGACGGTGGCCGAGAACGTGGCCTTCGGGCTGCGCCGCGATCCGCGCGACAAGGCCGAGAAGGCGGCGGCGGTGGACGAGGCCTTGGCGATGGTGGGCCTGGCGGGCTATGGCGCGCGCTCGGCCCATGCGCTGTCGGGCGGGCAGCGGCAGCGGGTGGCGCTGGCGCGCGCGCTGATCCTGAAGCCCAAGGTGCTGCTGCTGGACGAGCCTTTGTCGGCGCTGGACCGCAAGATGCGCGAGCAGATGCAGGTCGAGCTGATCAAGCTGCAGCGGCAGGTGGGCATCACCTTCGTGCTGGTCACGCATGACCAGGAGGAGGCGCTGGTCATGTCCGACCGCATCGCCGTCATGTTCGAGGGCGAGATCGCGCAGCTGGACGGCCCCGAGGCGCTGTATGCGCGGCCCGCCACGCGGCGGGTGGCCGATTTCATCGGGGTGATGAACTTCCTGCCCGCGCAGGTGATCTCGGAGGCGGGCGGCATCGTGACGGCCGAGGTCGCGGGTCTGGGCCGGGTGGAGCTGCCCGCGACGCAGATCAGCCGCGCCAATCCCGAGGACGAGGGGCCGATGGTGGGTTTCCGCCCCGAGACGATGACCCTGCTGGGCCCCGGCGCCAGCCACAGCCAGCCGCGCGAGACGAACGCGACCATCGACGAGGTCGTCTATTACGGCGACATGACCTATTACGACCTGCGGCTGGACGGGGCGGCGCGGCTGGACGGCAAGGCCCGCACCGTGCGCATTTCCATGCGCAACGTCTTCGGTCGCGACGTGCAGGAGGTGGGCACGCGCACCCGGCTGGCCTGGTCGCCGGGCTCGCTGGTGCTGTTCCGGTAG
- a CDS encoding ABC transporter permease: MNRQGWGLQAYAIFYLLFLYAPIILLPLFAFNSGTIIAFPLQGITTDWFAQMWADATLRRALSNSLMIAVSASILSTCFGIFAARASTRFGFPGKGGMMAFIMLPMVLPEIIVAMSLLVVLLGMGVQLSLLTVIAGHTLICMPYAIAVLSTAFSSLDRSLEEAAHDLGETKWGAFRLVTLPLVMPGIISALLISFTISLDEFIIAFFLAGNEPTLPTYIFSQLRFPRAIPVIMALGTVLVVLSIVLLALGEYFRRRGNARIGGKPTGGLL; this comes from the coding sequence ATGAACCGCCAGGGCTGGGGCCTGCAGGCCTATGCGATCTTCTACCTGCTGTTCCTCTATGCGCCGATCATCCTTCTGCCGCTCTTCGCGTTCAATTCGGGCACGATCATCGCCTTTCCGCTGCAGGGGATCACGACCGACTGGTTCGCGCAGATGTGGGCCGATGCGACGCTGCGCCGGGCGCTGAGCAATTCGCTGATGATCGCGGTCTCGGCCTCGATCCTGTCGACCTGCTTCGGGATCTTCGCGGCGCGCGCCTCGACCCGCTTCGGCTTTCCGGGCAAGGGGGGCATGATGGCCTTCATCATGCTGCCGATGGTCCTGCCCGAGATCATCGTGGCCATGTCGCTGCTGGTGGTGCTGCTGGGCATGGGGGTGCAGCTGTCGCTGCTGACGGTGATCGCGGGGCACACGCTGATCTGCATGCCCTACGCGATCGCGGTGCTGTCGACGGCCTTCTCGTCGCTGGACCGCAGCCTGGAGGAGGCCGCCCATGACCTGGGCGAGACGAAATGGGGCGCGTTCCGGCTGGTGACGCTGCCTTTGGTCATGCCGGGCATCATCAGCGCGCTGCTGATCAGCTTCACCATCAGCCTGGACGAGTTCATCATCGCCTTCTTCCTGGCCGGGAACGAGCCCACGCTGCCCACCTACATCTTCAGCCAGCTGCGCTTTCCGCGCGCGATCCCCGTCATCATGGCGTTGGGGACGGTGCTGGTCGTGCTGTCGATCGTGCTTCTGGCGCTCGGCGAATATTTCCGTCGCCGGGGCAATGCCCGCATCGGCGGCAAGCCCACCGGAGGGTTGCTGTGA
- a CDS encoding ABC transporter permease, with protein MARPRLDSEARAGLSLIAPPFLYALVILAAPLATILAYSFLTDGYLEVLPEGTLQNYGQVLTDPIVRAVMLRSLIVAAVVTFATVVTAFPIAYYVSFMVRPERKAMWLFLITIPFWTSYLIRVFLWKVILGYNGVVNSSLTGLGIIDEPLTFILYNVNAIVITLAHAYAPFAILPIFVALEKIDRSLLEAGRDLGESRLMTFWRVTLPLAMPGVIAATLIVFIPTIGDYVTPEVIGGGKIPMIANMIQVQMLALDNRPLGSALAVTAMVIVALVSALFLFLNRRFLKVRS; from the coding sequence ATGGCAAGGCCCAGACTGGATTCCGAGGCCCGCGCGGGCCTGTCGCTGATCGCGCCGCCCTTTCTGTACGCGCTGGTGATCCTGGCCGCGCCGCTGGCGACGATCCTGGCCTACAGCTTCCTGACCGACGGCTATCTGGAGGTTCTGCCCGAGGGAACGCTGCAGAACTATGGCCAGGTCCTGACCGATCCCATCGTGCGCGCGGTCATGCTGCGGTCGCTGATCGTGGCGGCGGTGGTGACCTTCGCGACCGTCGTGACGGCCTTTCCCATCGCCTATTACGTCAGCTTCATGGTCCGCCCGGAACGCAAGGCCATGTGGCTGTTCCTGATCACCATCCCCTTCTGGACCAGCTATCTGATCCGCGTGTTCCTGTGGAAGGTGATCCTGGGCTATAACGGCGTGGTCAATTCCTCGCTGACGGGGCTGGGGATCATCGACGAGCCGCTGACCTTCATCCTCTACAACGTCAACGCCATCGTCATCACGCTGGCCCATGCCTATGCGCCCTTCGCGATCCTGCCGATCTTCGTGGCGCTGGAAAAGATCGACCGGTCCCTGCTGGAGGCCGGGCGGGACCTGGGGGAAAGCCGCCTGATGACCTTCTGGCGGGTGACGCTGCCCTTGGCGATGCCGGGCGTGATCGCGGCGACGCTGATCGTCTTCATCCCGACCATCGGCGATTACGTGACCCCCGAGGTGATCGGCGGCGGCAAGATCCCGATGATCGCCAACATGATCCAGGTGCAGATGCTGGCGCTGGACAACCGGCCCTTGGGCTCGGCACTGGCGGTGACGGCGATGGTCATCGTGGCGCTGGTCAGCGCGCTGTTTTTGTTCCTCAACCGCCGCTTCCTGAAGGTGCGTTCATGA